Within Lactobacillus amylovorus DSM 20531, the genomic segment ACACACCGCCTTCTACACCACTCACGCTGTACGCAACATGGTTGTTAAGGCATTTGACAACAACTTGAAGTTAATCAACGGCGAAAAGCCAGATTCTCCAGTTGCATTGGACAAGAACAAGTTCTAAAAATAAATTAGAATTAATAAAAAATCTCAGCTCAATTGGGCTGAGATTTTTTGTTTGGTTTATAAATTATCGTTATAGCTATCAGACACGTCGTCCGCAGGATTGGCTACTGACTTTAAAGTGAAGTTCTTACCATCATAGTTTAAAACAACGATGCCACAATTGTGATAATGCAGTTTTCCTAGGGGATGTAAACTGTTCAGCGCTTTTCTTAAGAAGTTCATTAAGGCACCACCATGTGAGACAATTAACACGTTTTTACCATTTGGAATATCCTTAAGCAATCTACGAATCGTTTTATCCATCCGCTCTTCTACTTCGACCTGGCTTTCTCCACCAAATTGTTTGAAGAAGTCATTATAAGGTGGCTTAGGATTCAAACTTTCATCGTGGGCTTCATAGCCACCAAAGGCAAACTCCTTCAATCCCTTATCACGCTTGAATGGCATCTTATGTTCCGTTATAATTTCCAACGTATCACTCGCTCTTTCAGAGCTTGAAGAAAAGGCATAATTAAAGTGTACGTGTTTTTCTTTTAAATAATCACGTGTAGCTTCTGCTTGCGCAATTCCTAATGGAGTTAATGGAGAATCGCATCTGCCTTGGATCTTATGGAAATAATTAAAAAAGGTTTGTCCGTGACGAACTAAATATACTGTAATCATTGTCTTCTCCCATATCGAGGTTAAAAATGAAAATACTAAAACGAATTGGGATTAGTTTGCTCAGCTTAATCGGTATTTTGCTTATGGTGATTATCGTTTATGTTGGCTACATGCAAATGCACTATTACCGCATCCCTGACAACCGCAAATTAACAGTAAAAAACAATCAGGCTAAAAAGCTAAGTTTGTATCATCTATATTCTATTATCACTCATAATGTCGGCTTTGGTGCATATAATCATAATTTTGATTTTTCATGGACAAAGGTGAACTTAAGAACGGCAAAAAAATGCAAGGTACCCGCGGTACCGCGTTTTCTAAGCAATCTGTTCTTGATTCGACTGATGGCGTTATTAAGACCATGAAAAAACAGAATCCTGACTTTATGCTCTTTCAAGAAATCGATACTCACTCAACACGTAGTCACTACGTCAATCAAGTCAATTTAGTTGAACATGCTTTTAAAAATTATGATCATGTTTTTGCCCACAACTTTCATTCAGCTTATCTTGCCTGGCCACTTTATGACCCACACGGCAGCGTTCAATCAGGTTTGCTTAGTATGAGTAAATACCACATGCAAAGCGCAGTTAGAAAAAAATATCCTGTTTCTTCCGCATTTATCTCCAAATTTACAGATCTTGATCGCTGCTTCACGGTTATGCACTACCCAATCAAAGGCGGAAAAGAATTAATCGTCATCAATAGCCATATGTCAGCCTATGATAAAGGCGGCAAAATGCGTAAAGCGCAAATGAAGATTCTTTCTAAAGTAATCGAAGCTGAATATAAAGCGGGCAATTACGTCATTGTCGGTGGTGACTTCAACCACGCATTAGGCCGCGACATGCTCACCCACTTTGACCATCAAGAAAAGATTCCTAGTTGGGTATCTGTTTTAGATCAAAAGATGTTGCCTAAGGATTTCATCATGGTTAAAGCAACTAACCGTGAGCGTGTAGCTACAGTTAGATCAACGAAT encodes:
- a CDS encoding histidine phosphatase family protein — its product is MITVYLVRHGQTFFNYFHKIQGRCDSPLTPLGIAQAEATRDYLKEKHVHFNYAFSSSSERASDTLEIITEHKMPFKRDKGLKEFAFGGYEAHDESLNPKPPYNDFFKQFGGESQVEVEERMDKTIRRLLKDIPNGKNVLIVSHGGALMNFLRKALNSLHPLGKLHYHNCGIVVLNYDGKNFTLKSVANPADDVSDSYNDNL